The proteins below come from a single Dinghuibacter silviterrae genomic window:
- a CDS encoding acyl-CoA thioesterase, with product MEYVKTYTVKEEHIDVQNIMDGLYYPFYLEYCRHDYIREALGFDFEAEARAGNNMVLSEYRIRFVRSLRSGDTFQVTCSPLRDKTNKAVLHFRQTILLNNKVVVKAVFSGTCVRATGGRPFLPEELVLKLADAPEWDGEL from the coding sequence ATGGAATACGTAAAGACCTACACCGTAAAGGAAGAACACATCGATGTCCAAAACATCATGGACGGCCTCTATTATCCATTCTACCTCGAATACTGCCGCCATGACTATATACGCGAAGCCCTCGGCTTTGATTTTGAAGCCGAGGCACGCGCCGGTAACAATATGGTGTTGTCCGAATACCGGATCCGTTTCGTCCGGTCTTTGAGGTCCGGGGATACCTTCCAGGTCACCTGCAGCCCCCTTCGGGACAAGACCAACAAGGCCGTTCTCCACTTCAGGCAAACCATCCTCCTCAACAACAAGGTAGTGGTGAAGGCGGTTTTTTCGGGGACGTGTGTGCGGGCGACCGGTGGGCGGCCATTCCTGCCGGAGGAGCTTGTTTTGAAACTGGCCGATGCCCCGGAATGGGACGGGGAGCTTTAA
- a CDS encoding porin family protein has product MRTCILAALLLVSANGFSQSFVKQIASHLEFGLKAGGNYSNFYNANFSTDPIYGFHAGATMAFKITKNFLIQEDILFSTEGAKGTSGTNGTSGNINLYYMSVPILLKVRTNTGFYIEAGAQSNYKVKEDVPGWDKSAGDYAQKLDFGAVGGIGYQSPMGLGIGVRYVYGLSNVSNNTVNGSFKNQVAQASIFYVF; this is encoded by the coding sequence ATGAGAACGTGCATCCTTGCGGCATTACTGCTTGTATCCGCCAACGGCTTCAGCCAAAGCTTCGTCAAACAAATCGCCAGCCACCTGGAATTCGGCCTGAAAGCCGGCGGCAATTACAGCAATTTCTACAACGCTAATTTCTCCACCGATCCGATCTACGGTTTTCATGCGGGCGCAACGATGGCCTTTAAAATCACGAAAAACTTCCTGATACAAGAGGACATCCTGTTCTCGACCGAGGGCGCAAAGGGCACGAGCGGCACGAATGGCACGAGCGGAAACATTAACCTCTACTATATGTCCGTCCCCATCCTTTTAAAAGTACGCACCAATACGGGTTTCTATATCGAGGCGGGCGCGCAATCCAACTATAAGGTAAAGGAAGACGTACCGGGCTGGGACAAAAGCGCCGGGGACTACGCCCAAAAGCTGGACTTTGGCGCAGTGGGCGGTATCGGTTACCAGTCCCCGATGGGCCTGGGCATAGGGGTCCGGTATGTCTATGGGCTGTCAAATGTCAGCAATAATACCGTCAACGGCAGTTTCAAAAACCAGGTCGCCCAGGCCAGTATCTTCTACGTCTTTTAA
- a CDS encoding nitrilase family protein, with protein sequence MDDIKVATAQFEHKSADKAYNLSVIDALSHKAAKNGAKMVVFHECSITGYTFARKLSREQMLDLAEHIPEGPSIRKLTQIASGRNIIVCAGLFEKDDAGNLYKAYVCVDHTGVLANYRKLHPFINPYLTPGDAYCVFDVHGWKIGILICYDNNIIENVRATKLLGADILLMPHVTMCTPSPRPGAGFVDPELWYNKDKNKLQEEFNGLKGRQWLMKWLPARAYDNALYCIFSNPIGMDDDQLRNGCSMILDPFGDVLAECTELGNDVVTATLTGEKLQQAGGTRYLKARRPSLYKDIIGADHASVQAVSWMSL encoded by the coding sequence ATGGACGATATTAAAGTGGCGACCGCCCAGTTCGAGCACAAAAGCGCCGATAAGGCGTATAACCTGTCTGTCATCGATGCGTTGTCGCACAAGGCCGCAAAAAATGGGGCAAAAATGGTTGTCTTCCACGAATGCTCCATCACAGGGTACACCTTTGCCAGAAAGCTTTCCAGGGAACAAATGTTGGACCTTGCGGAACACATTCCGGAAGGACCGTCGATACGGAAGCTCACACAGATCGCCTCCGGAAGAAACATCATCGTTTGCGCGGGACTTTTCGAAAAAGATGATGCCGGAAATCTGTACAAGGCTTACGTATGCGTGGACCACACGGGAGTGCTCGCCAACTACAGGAAATTACACCCCTTTATCAACCCCTATCTGACACCGGGTGATGCCTATTGTGTATTCGATGTACATGGCTGGAAAATCGGGATCCTGATCTGCTACGACAACAACATTATCGAAAATGTGCGGGCGACAAAACTGCTGGGCGCCGATATATTGCTCATGCCGCATGTCACCATGTGCACGCCATCCCCCCGGCCGGGGGCGGGTTTTGTCGATCCGGAGCTGTGGTACAATAAGGATAAAAACAAGTTACAAGAAGAATTCAATGGCCTCAAAGGCAGGCAGTGGCTAATGAAATGGTTGCCCGCACGGGCTTACGACAACGCGCTTTATTGTATTTTTTCCAACCCTATCGGGATGGATGACGACCAGCTAAGGAATGGCTGTTCCATGATATTGGATCCTTTTGGCGATGTCCTGGCCGAATGTACCGAGTTGGGGAACGATGTTGTCACAGCGACATTGACGGGGGAAAAATTGCAACAGGCCGGGGGTACCCGTTATTTAAAAGCAAGAAGACCAAGCTTATACAAAGACATCATCGGGGCGGATCACGCCTCAGTACAGGCGGTGTCGTGGATGTCGCTTTAA